The genome window tcaaaacctcataaaaaagaaaactcaaaacactgaatagggtatcaaagtaatttaataattaaaattaaattcaatatggCCAGTTGTcactttttgattttttgatttttttttttttgagtttgtttatagaaattcaatggtGTAggatttatctatattattagtgttaagaataagtatataactaaatatctcttaataATTTGCATTGTGTGGTTTCGAGCATGGTTgctcttatatatataatttgcaATGAGCAACGGCACATATATGAAGCAACATGCTAGTGCAGCCTTATAACCTAATGGCTCATggcttccttctcttcctcttattttcttgcattattTCTACAAATATTCATGCCTGCAAACCAACTGAACGCAGCTCCCTCCTGTCCTTTGCCTCAACTCTATCTTCTCTTCATTTAAATTGGACATCTATTGATTGCTGTCGTTGGAAGGGCATCAAGTGTAATCAAGATGGTTGGGTCACCCATTTGCTCTTGCCTTCCAAAGGGCTCAAAGGAGGTatcccttcttcttcacttgGAAATCTCACACATCTCACCCACTTGAACTTTTCCCATAATTCACTATATGGTTCACTTAATACTCAGTTCTTCATGTCTTTGAATCGACTCGAGTTCCTTGATTTGAGCTATAACCTTCTTTCTGAAGAGCTACCACTTTCTCTACCATCTAGCAATATCCGGACAATGGATTTGTCCAGCAATCACTTTCATGGTGCAATTCCACCTTCATTCTTCCAACAAGCAAGCAACTTGACTAGTTTCAACGTCAGCAACAACACCTTGACAGGGTATGTCCCATCCTCTATTTGTCTGAGACATTCTTCTCCCTTCCTTAGGCTGTTGGATTTTTCTTCCAATGTATTCAGTGGCAACCTTGCTCCTGGGCTAGGGAAGTGTTCCGAACTGCAAGTTTTTCGTGTCGGTCACAATAACCTCTCAGGATTACTTCCAGAAGATATCTATAATTGTACcaaacttgaagaaattgcATTACCTCTCAATTTTCTACATGGCACCATTAGTGATAAAATTGTCAACCTCACTAACCTCGCAAGCCTTGATCTCTACTATAATCATTTTGATGGTGAGCTTCCTCTCAATTTGGGGAAGCTATCTATGTTGAAGTTTTTGACCTTTGATTTCAACAATTTAGAAGGTGCTTTGCCCCCATCTTTGATGAATTGCACAAACCTTGTAGAATTGCGTTTGGGATCCAACAATTTGGAAGGAGATATCTCCATGCTTGATTTTTCCAGACTTAGTCAACTTACTAAACTTGACCTAAGGAGGAATAACTTTACTGGTACAGTTCCAAGAAGTCTTTACTCGTGTAGGTCCGTAAAGGCCATTGGATTGTCTGGAAATCTTCTAGATGGACAAATAGAAGCTGAGATTCTTTCATTGAAATCCTTGTCCTTCCTCTCTCTTGGTTACAACCGATTCACCAACCTCACAGGGGCAATGAAGATGTTGATGAGTTGCAGAAGTCTTCACGCACTCATGCTTGGTGGTTCCTTTGTGGGTGAGGGAATGCCAAGTGATGATGACATGGTTGATTTTCATGGATTCCAAAATCTTCGGTTATTGAATTTGGATGATTGTCAACTCACTGGTCAAATACCTCTATGGCTGTCAAAGCTTAGGAATCTAGAGGTCTTGTTTCTGGCTTATAATCAAATCACAGGGCCAATTCCAAGTTGGTTGGGAACTCTTCCTagacttttttatataaacttGAAAGACAACCGAATTTCAGGTGAATTTCCAAAGGAACTTTGTAGACTACCAAGGTTGGTTTATGAACCTAACATTGCATCTCAAGTAGAAgcttttgaaattgaattacctCTCACCATCGGCCAAAACTCAAATCCAACTTTTCTACCCCATAGATTGGCTTACTTTGCAGCATCGTTAGACCTATCTAACAATAACATCAATGGTCATATACCTGCTGAGATCGGCCAATTGCAGCTTCTCCGCAAGTTGGCTCTTAACTCTAACAACTTCTCCGGTATCATTCCATACCAAATATCTAACCTAAAAAATTTAGAGGTTTTTAACCTCTCCACGAATCACTTGTCTGGAATAATCCCATTATCATTGGCGAGccttaatttcttaaaagaatTTGATGTCTCATACAATAGCCTTGAAGGACCAATACCAACAAGCACCCAGCTCCAAAGCTTCGAAGCTTCTGCGTTTGAGGGGAACCCAAAACTTTGTGGTGCGCCACTTCCAAATAAGTGTAGACCAAATAAGGGCATTGATGCAGataacaagaacaacaaagacGTGCACAATGGGCTTCATCAACTTCCatggttttatatgtttaCAGCATTAGGGTTCATAGTGGGATTTTGGGGAGTTTGtggttgtttaattattaaNNNNNNNNNNNNNNNGATTTTGGGGGGTTTGTGGTTGTTTAATTATCAACAAGACATGGAGATATGCGTATTTTCGATTCATAGACAATGTACAAGATAGGCTTTATGTGATGGTAACAGTGCGCATCAACACGATGAAAAGAAGGCTTAGAGGCTAGATATACATTATTAATAttgtactttttattttacattttcagtttgcttttacctttttttctcttattcttcttttcaaaGTAACTGGACTCAAATTTAAAGGATATATAATGCTCGATTCATAAAGTTATGGGGGAAAAGAAACCCTAAACTCATGCAGACAAGAGAAAATACAATAAACAAGTTGTAATGCATTTGCAATTTAACTCAATTGTCTAAAGTCGATAAAGCAactgtttgggcctaaaaacCGCTTAAGTTGCCCAATTTGGCTCTGGACTTCTCCTTGCCAA of Prunus dulcis chromosome 4, ALMONDv2, whole genome shotgun sequence contains these proteins:
- the LOC117625333 gene encoding receptor-like protein 2, with the protein product MAHGFLLFLLFSCIISTNIHACKPTERSSLLSFASTLSSLHLNWTSIDCCRWKGIKCNQDGWVTHLLLPSKGLKGGIPSSSLGNLTHLTHLNFSHNSLYGSLNTQFFMSLNRLEFLDLSYNLLSEELPLSLPSSNIRTMDLSSNHFHGAIPPSFFQQASNLTSFNVSNNTLTGYVPSSICLRHSSPFLRLLDFSSNVFSGNLAPGLGKCSELQVFRVGHNNLSGLLPEDIYNCTKLEEIALPLNFLHGTISDKIVNLTNLASLDLYYNHFDGELPLNLGKLSMLKFLTFDFNNLEGALPPSLMNCTNLVELRLGSNNLEGDISMLDFSRLSQLTKLDLRRNNFTGTVPRSLYSCRSVKAIGLSGNLLDGQIEAEILSLKSLSFLSLGYNRFTNLTGAMKMLMSCRSLHALMLGGSFVGEGMPSDDDMVDFHGFQNLRLLNLDDCQLTGQIPLWLSKLRNLEVLFLAYNQITGPIPSWLGTLPRLFYINLKDNRISGEFPKELCRLPRLVYEPNIASQVEAFEIELPLTIGQNSNPTFLPHRLAYFAASLDLSNNNINGHIPAEIGQLQLLRKLALNSNNFSGIIPYQISNLKNLEVFNLSTNHLSGIIPLSLASLNFLKEFDVSYNSLEGPIPTSTQLQSFEASAFEGNPKLCGAPLPNKCRPNKGIDADNKNNKDVHNGLHQLPWFYMFTALGFIVGFWGVCGCLIINKTWRYAYFRFIDNVQDRLYVMVTVRINTMKRRLRG